The Leptospira fainei serovar Hurstbridge str. BUT 6 genome includes a window with the following:
- a CDS encoding class I SAM-dependent methyltransferase, giving the protein MMSADHPSRQAWETHYTRSKSKLNYPDENLVRILSRIPTAKTSRQALDFGAGSGRHCILLNEYGYEVSAADYSENSISSIRESYPWAKTFLLDRPPYPFQNEQFDLIVSWGVLHYNPPEMAKAMTDDLKRIMKSGAYLAASVRALGDTHLQAKDGKIGTPDLKGGSTWFYSESEIRELGSGFSSFELGYTERTPLGKLDERICHWIFLARK; this is encoded by the coding sequence ATGATGTCCGCTGATCATCCTTCTAGACAGGCCTGGGAAACTCATTATACTCGATCCAAATCTAAATTAAATTATCCTGATGAGAATTTAGTTCGAATTCTTTCCCGGATTCCGACAGCTAAAACGTCTCGCCAAGCCCTTGATTTCGGCGCCGGATCTGGACGGCATTGTATTTTGTTAAACGAATATGGATACGAAGTCAGTGCGGCGGATTATAGCGAGAATTCCATTTCATCCATACGAGAATCCTATCCGTGGGCAAAAACGTTTCTCTTGGATCGTCCACCGTACCCTTTTCAAAACGAGCAGTTCGATCTAATCGTAAGTTGGGGCGTACTGCATTATAATCCTCCCGAAATGGCCAAAGCAATGACGGATGATTTAAAACGAATTATGAAATCCGGAGCGTATCTTGCGGCCTCTGTCAGAGCCTTAGGCGACACTCACTTGCAAGCAAAGGACGGAAAAATAGGAACCCCTGATTTAAAGGGAGGATCCACCTGGTTTTATTCCGAATCGGAAATTAGGGAGTTAGGATCGGGATTTTCATCCTTTGAGCTCGGATACACCGAACGGACTCCATTAGGAAAACTGGATGAGAGGATTTGCCATTGGATCTTTCTCGCTCGGAAGTAA